From one Bacillus sp. FJAT-42376 genomic stretch:
- a CDS encoding PadR family transcriptional regulator — protein MSKSKITSDLLRGHTDTMILRVLSEADRYGYEIVKLIAERSGGEYELKEATMYSSVRRLEADGDIEWYWGDESQGGRRKYFRITEKGKSTYASNIDNWEYAKKVLEKLL, from the coding sequence ATGAGCAAGAGCAAAATCACATCCGACCTGCTGCGGGGCCATACGGATACGATGATTTTACGGGTCTTATCTGAAGCGGATCGTTATGGGTATGAGATTGTAAAGCTGATTGCTGAACGCTCTGGCGGGGAGTATGAATTAAAGGAAGCGACCATGTACTCAAGCGTCCGGCGGCTTGAAGCAGACGGTGACATTGAATGGTACTGGGGCGATGAATCACAGGGAGGACGGCGCAAATATTTCAGGATAACCGAAAAGGGGAAGTCAACTTACGCAAGCAACATCGACAATTGGGAGTATGCCAAGAAGGTTCTCGAAAAATTATTATAA
- a CDS encoding tRNA-dihydrouridine synthase, which translates to MSTNFWRDLPRPFFVLAPMEDVTDVVFRHVVSAAGRPDVFFTEFTNSDSYCHPDGIESVRGRLTFTEDEQPMVAHIWGDRPDYFRQMSIGMAEMGFKGIDINMGCPVPNVAQRGKGSGLILRPDVAAELVQAAKAGGLPVSVKTRLGFKEIDEWKEWLAHILKQDIANLSIHLRTRDEMSQVDAHWELIPEIKALRDEIAPDTLLTINGDIPDRQKGLELAEKYGIDGVMIGRGIFKNPFAFEKEPKEHSSEEYLDLLRLQLDLQDQYAETVPRSVTGLHRFFKIYVKGFPGAAELRSKLMNTKSTDEVRALLDNFGK; encoded by the coding sequence ATGAGTACTAATTTCTGGCGTGATTTGCCGCGGCCGTTTTTTGTGCTGGCACCGATGGAGGATGTGACGGATGTGGTGTTTCGTCATGTGGTGAGTGCAGCAGGGCGGCCGGATGTGTTTTTCACGGAGTTTACGAATTCAGATAGCTATTGTCATCCGGATGGCATTGAGAGTGTGCGCGGGCGTTTGACGTTCACGGAGGATGAGCAGCCGATGGTCGCCCACATTTGGGGGGATCGTCCTGACTATTTCCGTCAGATGAGTATTGGCATGGCGGAGATGGGGTTCAAGGGGATTGACATCAATATGGGCTGCCCGGTTCCGAATGTGGCACAAAGAGGAAAGGGCAGCGGCTTGATTCTGCGTCCGGATGTGGCGGCAGAGCTCGTTCAGGCGGCCAAAGCGGGCGGTCTTCCTGTCAGCGTGAAAACGCGTCTTGGCTTTAAGGAGATTGATGAGTGGAAGGAGTGGCTCGCGCATATTTTGAAGCAGGATATTGCCAACCTATCCATTCATTTGCGGACAAGAGATGAAATGAGCCAGGTGGACGCGCACTGGGAGCTCATTCCGGAAATCAAAGCACTGCGTGACGAGATTGCACCGGATACGCTGCTCACTATTAATGGCGATATCCCTGACCGTCAAAAAGGCTTGGAGCTTGCTGAAAAGTACGGAATCGACGGCGTGATGATCGGGCGGGGAATTTTCAAGAATCCATTCGCTTTTGAAAAAGAGCCGAAAGAGCACAGCAGTGAAGAATACCTGGATCTATTAAGGCTGCAGCTTGATCTTCAGGATCAATATGCGGAGACCGTGCCGCGCTCCGTCACGGGGCTTCACCGCTTTTTCAAAATTTATGTAAAGGGATTCCCTGGAGCGGCTGAATTGCGAAGCAAGCTGATGAACACGAAATCGACGGATGAAGTGCGGGCATTGCTTGATAATTTTGGTAAATAA
- a CDS encoding sugar O-acetyltransferase codes for MNLEEQKKFILTGQMYNDLTPELIKAREDAVFLTNEYNNSFSKPQHEREELLKKLVKSMGKGVHLEPNFRCEFGFNITIGDHFYANFDCVMLDGADIHIGDNVLFGPRVGIYTSNHAIDPKERAAGGCYAKPVRIGDNVWIGAGVHINQGVTIGENTIIGSGSVITKSIPANVIAAGVPCKVIREITEADRTGFVG; via the coding sequence ATGAATTTAGAAGAACAGAAAAAGTTTATCCTGACAGGTCAAATGTACAACGATTTAACTCCTGAACTAATTAAGGCAAGAGAGGATGCAGTTTTCCTTACAAATGAGTACAATAATAGCTTTAGCAAACCGCAGCATGAAAGGGAAGAGCTTTTAAAAAAGCTAGTGAAAAGCATGGGGAAAGGCGTTCATTTAGAACCGAATTTCAGATGTGAATTCGGGTTTAATATTACGATAGGGGATCATTTTTATGCTAATTTTGATTGCGTCATGCTGGACGGGGCAGATATCCATATAGGGGACAATGTTTTGTTTGGACCTCGAGTTGGAATTTATACCTCGAATCATGCAATAGATCCTAAGGAAAGAGCCGCAGGCGGATGTTATGCCAAGCCTGTACGTATTGGGGATAACGTGTGGATTGGTGCAGGCGTTCATATTAATCAAGGTGTAACGATTGGAGAAAATACAATCATTGGATCGGGCAGTGTGATTACAAAAAGTATTCCGGCTAATGTCATTGCAGCTGGTGTCCCATGTAAAGTAATCCGGGAAATTACAGAAGCCGACCGAACTGGATTTGTAGGATAA
- a CDS encoding polysaccharide deacetylase family protein: protein MKFVRFFVFFLIFALWISASHSHVTAAEQTRNIQLSKGSVKGEITLKPAAKLKVAYITFDDGPSRYTSQILDILKKKQVKASFFAVEPNIRAYRTSMNRVNREGHYIGLHSVSHSVKKLYRGSPKNVALEMEATRKTLQSVVKVNHYLVRVPYGSKPYMTKAYRDWLVRYHFKMWDWTIDSNDWRYKTSQYGTIIRNVKNAVPSVERQNKPIIILMHERPQTVRALPQIIDYLKSRGYVLVPYNPKQHVVSNFWNDGRL from the coding sequence ATGAAATTCGTCCGGTTCTTCGTTTTCTTTCTGATTTTCGCGTTGTGGATCTCGGCGTCACACAGTCATGTCACCGCAGCTGAACAAACCCGAAACATACAGCTATCTAAAGGTTCGGTGAAGGGAGAAATCACCCTTAAGCCTGCCGCAAAGCTCAAGGTCGCCTATATCACATTTGATGACGGACCGAGCAGATATACCTCGCAAATTCTGGATATCTTAAAAAAGAAACAGGTGAAAGCGTCATTTTTCGCGGTGGAGCCGAATATTAGAGCTTACAGGACGAGTATGAACAGAGTGAACAGGGAAGGGCATTATATCGGCTTGCATAGTGTTTCCCACAGTGTGAAGAAGCTGTACCGGGGCAGTCCTAAAAATGTGGCATTGGAAATGGAAGCGACACGAAAAACACTGCAGTCGGTGGTTAAGGTTAACCATTATTTGGTCAGAGTGCCTTATGGCAGCAAGCCGTATATGACGAAGGCCTATAGAGACTGGCTCGTGCGGTATCATTTTAAAATGTGGGACTGGACGATTGACAGCAACGATTGGAGATATAAAACCAGTCAATACGGCACCATTATCAGGAACGTTAAAAATGCCGTGCCATCCGTGGAAAGACAAAATAAGCCCATCATCATCCTGATGCATGAGCGGCCGCAAACCGTTCGGGCGCTGCCCCAGATTATTGATTATCTGAAATCGAGAGGATACGTACTGGTGCCCTATAATCCGAAGCAGCATGTTGTGAGTAATTTTTGGAATGATGGGAGGTTGTAG
- a CDS encoding sigma-70 family RNA polymerase sigma factor → MNAGKKIPIDTKADHPDEREDYFRQVMEEHGTDLLKLAYSYVKNQETAKDLVQSSFVSFYLNLPSFKGDSSIKTWLYRITANKCKDHLRSAYVRRVFPVHYMKEAPHHENQTERALMDGEFSEWLKDCIFKLPVKYREVIMFYYYQELSAAEIAEVLQVPESTVRTRLDRARKKLAPLIKEEELFNE, encoded by the coding sequence ATGAATGCCGGCAAAAAAATTCCCATTGATACAAAAGCTGATCATCCGGATGAGCGTGAAGACTATTTCAGACAAGTGATGGAGGAACATGGGACCGACCTTTTAAAGTTGGCCTACTCGTATGTGAAAAATCAGGAGACAGCCAAGGATTTGGTCCAGAGCTCCTTTGTCTCTTTTTATTTGAATCTCCCGTCCTTTAAAGGGGACTCGTCTATTAAAACGTGGCTTTACCGGATCACCGCCAATAAATGCAAAGACCATTTAAGAAGTGCTTATGTGAGAAGGGTTTTCCCGGTCCATTACATGAAGGAAGCTCCCCATCATGAGAACCAGACGGAAAGAGCTCTTATGGATGGAGAATTTTCAGAATGGCTGAAGGACTGTATTTTCAAGCTCCCGGTTAAATACAGGGAAGTCATTATGTTCTATTATTATCAGGAGCTGAGTGCTGCAGAAATAGCGGAAGTGCTCCAAGTACCTGAGAGCACGGTAAGAACACGGCTCGACCGTGCCCGGAAAAAACTTGCACCCCTCATTAAAGAGGAGGAATTATTTAATGAATAA
- a CDS encoding DUF4179 domain-containing protein → MNKFKEQMDQTEFGSMKFDKVDQLAVMKEVRETQNRGRKRKKKFPSVILTTMAAAAILFVLLMQSPIKDQIEAGKPKPNTLLSQSNDPGLVAWSQKNDPQKVNQTSESSGIKVTIKEIMYDGYRMAIGYEVQSKTKFVGPVHNPKITVNGKGIDVSDTTDSVESQLNAYEKEAHSFSGVTSFFIKEKLPEKFEVKLQFYGNQNLMEARKTAAFDKARGTKGNWAFSIPVDKKGEIYTIKPKKSVTKDATKLSVDKVILAPSVTEVTAVKESKGKDAFKGSQYRILDDKGNLLAGFGDIELSGEEKNGKSIFRCIGRFAPADGIPSYIAVQPFTYNDAENNPDQGKITVKRITDPLPMVFPQNDKSIVVNKIEESKDKKRLKIYYEVKGDLPELRIRFFHLTIGNYESESRKDLLDQNLFKNITSNENEKVAEFNTGLRNDLYLSSPNVNPVLYKEMELKIPINKKDLIKK, encoded by the coding sequence ATGAATAAATTCAAAGAACAAATGGATCAAACGGAATTCGGTTCGATGAAGTTCGATAAGGTGGATCAGCTTGCGGTAATGAAGGAAGTAAGGGAAACACAAAACCGCGGCCGAAAGCGCAAGAAGAAGTTTCCATCTGTTATTCTGACCACGATGGCTGCAGCCGCCATCCTGTTTGTTTTATTGATGCAGTCGCCTATAAAAGATCAGATTGAAGCGGGAAAACCAAAGCCGAATACCTTGTTGAGCCAGTCCAACGATCCGGGGCTTGTCGCCTGGAGCCAAAAAAATGATCCGCAGAAGGTGAACCAAACATCCGAGAGCAGCGGCATCAAGGTAACCATCAAAGAAATCATGTACGACGGATACCGGATGGCCATCGGCTATGAAGTTCAATCAAAGACAAAATTTGTCGGCCCTGTTCATAATCCGAAGATTACGGTGAATGGGAAGGGGATCGATGTTTCCGATACAACCGATTCAGTTGAGTCACAACTCAACGCCTATGAAAAAGAAGCTCACTCTTTCAGTGGCGTAACAAGCTTCTTTATCAAGGAGAAGCTGCCGGAAAAATTTGAAGTGAAGCTGCAATTTTACGGAAATCAGAACCTCATGGAAGCTCGTAAAACGGCCGCGTTTGATAAGGCAAGAGGGACAAAGGGGAATTGGGCATTCTCAATTCCGGTTGATAAAAAAGGGGAAATCTATACCATTAAACCGAAAAAAAGTGTGACAAAGGATGCGACCAAACTAAGTGTGGATAAGGTCATTCTTGCCCCTTCTGTAACAGAGGTAACAGCTGTAAAAGAATCAAAGGGCAAAGATGCTTTCAAAGGATCTCAATACAGAATATTAGATGATAAAGGAAATCTGCTTGCTGGTTTCGGGGATATAGAGTTGTCTGGTGAAGAAAAGAACGGCAAATCTATTTTTCGATGCATCGGAAGGTTTGCCCCGGCAGATGGCATTCCATCTTATATTGCAGTGCAGCCGTTCACGTATAATGATGCCGAAAACAACCCTGATCAAGGAAAGATTACTGTAAAAAGAATCACAGATCCGCTCCCAATGGTCTTCCCGCAGAACGATAAATCGATTGTAGTAAACAAAATTGAGGAATCAAAGGATAAAAAACGGTTAAAAATTTATTATGAAGTAAAAGGCGATCTTCCAGAACTGAGAATCAGGTTCTTTCATCTCACCATTGGAAATTATGAAAGCGAGTCAAGGAAGGATCTATTAGATCAAAACTTATTCAAAAACATCACCAGCAATGAAAATGAAAAAGTAGCAGAATTTAATACGGGACTTAGAAACGATCTTTACTTATCAAGCCCGAATGTAAACCCAGTCCTCTATAAAGAGATGGAGCTGAAAATCCCGATCAACAAAAAGGACCTGATCAAAAAATAG
- a CDS encoding alpha/beta hydrolase codes for MPKVEMDHVQLNYEVRGEGPPVIFLHGLGASWRMWEPQIDAFSSKYQMIMVDLRGHGESTKTFPDNTFSARVMAEDLKMLLDELHLSKIHLVGLSYGSVTAQLFALKYPHYINKLVLSNGYSEFPSKVSGWVLKLSNAIFKRLSYDTIINQMMKVYGKDEYTKSVLRNSFTFDKDMFILAKNSEFPYHTDQLHRITSPTLVMGGEKKVMGVDEKKGSQNLFAHIPDAVLVLFKDAFDPLSTMRKDLFNEMVLDFLEGREFKSHDGVTVYRKEPVKI; via the coding sequence ATGCCTAAAGTGGAAATGGATCACGTTCAGTTAAACTATGAAGTCCGCGGTGAGGGGCCGCCTGTTATATTCCTTCACGGACTGGGCGCCAGCTGGAGAATGTGGGAGCCGCAAATCGACGCCTTTTCCTCCAAGTATCAAATGATTATGGTCGATTTAAGAGGCCACGGGGAATCAACAAAGACGTTCCCTGACAATACGTTCTCTGCACGGGTGATGGCAGAGGATCTTAAAATGCTATTGGATGAACTTCATCTTTCGAAAATCCATTTGGTGGGGTTATCGTATGGTTCGGTCACAGCCCAGCTGTTTGCACTGAAATATCCCCATTATATAAATAAATTGGTCCTGTCGAACGGATACAGCGAGTTTCCCTCCAAAGTGTCCGGATGGGTATTGAAGCTTTCCAACGCGATCTTTAAAAGGCTGTCCTATGATACCATCATCAACCAGATGATGAAGGTTTACGGAAAAGACGAATATACGAAAAGCGTGCTGAGGAACTCGTTCACTTTTGACAAGGACATGTTTATCCTGGCGAAAAATTCAGAGTTCCCCTACCATACGGACCAGCTGCACCGCATCACCTCTCCGACACTTGTGATGGGCGGTGAAAAGAAAGTGATGGGCGTCGATGAAAAGAAAGGCTCCCAGAACCTGTTCGCCCATATTCCGGATGCCGTGCTTGTGTTATTTAAGGACGCGTTCGATCCGCTGAGCACGATGAGGAAGGATCTGTTTAATGAGATGGTGCTCGATTTCCTGGAGGGCAGAGAATTTAAGAGCCATGACGGGGTGACGGTGTACCGGAAAGAACCGGTGAAGATCTAG
- a CDS encoding pentapeptide repeat-containing protein, translated as MNEKLNQYVQGVFAPYNGVKSVDELKADLLSDLQERFSELKKEGKDDETALAITIDSIGDIEQTVLEVANLSRSLERQVITNLSASNLANSDFAGVTAHNGKFTSTALRGSDFTGADLTGSTFKSSDVREANFNSANLTDCNFSTLDLTSAAFQKTILVRTNFSKSGLAGATFKDATLTDVMLNACDVKKTTFENCVFDGVDFTYSDLTGLRFDGQTFIGVKFDKAGLENVSFKGATLKNVSFKGGVLSKKYYRAIKTVNFDGAMMDKLTFAALKGIEANLSNVTII; from the coding sequence ATGAATGAGAAGCTGAACCAATATGTGCAGGGTGTATTCGCTCCATACAATGGAGTGAAGAGTGTGGATGAGCTGAAGGCGGATTTGCTGTCTGACCTTCAGGAGCGCTTTAGCGAACTCAAGAAAGAAGGAAAGGACGATGAAACGGCCCTGGCCATAACCATTGACAGCATCGGTGACATCGAACAAACGGTACTGGAGGTCGCGAATCTCTCGCGTTCACTTGAGCGTCAGGTGATTACAAACCTGAGTGCGAGCAATCTGGCAAACAGTGACTTTGCAGGTGTTACCGCGCATAATGGGAAATTTACCTCCACTGCGCTGCGGGGGTCTGACTTTACCGGAGCGGATTTGACCGGCAGCACATTTAAATCAAGCGATGTTCGCGAAGCAAATTTTAACAGCGCCAATTTAACAGACTGCAACTTTTCGACTCTTGATTTGACGAGTGCAGCCTTCCAAAAAACAATCCTGGTCCGCACGAACTTCAGTAAGTCAGGGCTTGCCGGAGCAACATTCAAAGATGCAACGCTGACAGATGTCATGCTGAATGCATGTGACGTCAAAAAAACCACGTTTGAAAACTGTGTTTTTGATGGGGTGGACTTTACTTACTCCGACCTGACAGGACTGCGTTTTGACGGCCAGACGTTTATCGGCGTCAAGTTTGACAAGGCAGGGCTCGAAAATGTTTCGTTCAAGGGGGCTACTCTTAAGAATGTCTCTTTTAAGGGCGGTGTCCTTTCTAAGAAATATTACCGCGCCATTAAAACGGTCAATTTTGACGGCGCCATGATGGATAAACTGACCTTCGCTGCGCTAAAAGGGATTGAAGCCAACCTTTCGAATGTGACCATTATATAA
- a CDS encoding DUF5412 family protein — MAWCRFDRFRFSSWDYSVSDHFFTFNKIDRQAMQKGPGPISSPSETYTANAFYELYGGAAGGVNVWVEITENNEAGNIKTIYYSDAKDDFSMKWMDEDTLYILNDNPEYPDSDRSIKLDVTKEIYDENGRACQSLLMKDEYEKCYQD; from the coding sequence ATGGCTTGGTGCCGCTTTGACAGGTTTCGTTTTAGTAGTTGGGATTATTCTGTATCAGACCATTTCTTCACCTTTAACAAGATTGACCGGCAGGCTATGCAAAAAGGTCCCGGACCTATATCATCCCCTTCAGAGACATACACAGCGAATGCTTTTTATGAGCTCTATGGAGGTGCCGCCGGGGGAGTGAATGTGTGGGTTGAAATCACAGAGAATAATGAGGCAGGCAATATCAAAACCATCTACTATAGTGATGCAAAAGATGATTTTTCAATGAAATGGATGGATGAAGATACCCTCTATATCCTGAATGACAATCCGGAGTATCCCGATTCGGACCGGAGTATCAAGTTGGATGTGACTAAAGAAATTTACGATGAAAACGGGCGGGCTTGTCAGAGCCTGCTGATGAAGGATGAGTATGAGAAGTGTTATCAGGATTGA